TACTCCGCCCGGATCTCGACTTCGGCGCCTTTCGATGCGCGTCCGACCGGCCGGATCGATACCTGTCCCGCGCCCGCAGCGGACAGCGCGGTCTCGACGGCAACCGCGCGGCGGCCCGCGAGCACGCGCGAATCGCTGGACCCGCGCGGCTCGATCACGATGCGCTGGCCGGCATGCGCACGCCCGAAATCGGCCACGCGCCGGCGTCCGGAAGCGGTGAGGTTGTCGGAACCCGCTTCGAACGAAGCCGCCGACAAGTGCATGCTGGCAGGACTGCCGCCACCATTCGCGGATCCACCGTTGCCGCTGCTGCCTTGCAGCGCCTGCGTCGCGGCTTCGGCCAGGCGTGCTTCCTTGCGCGCGAGCGCCGCGGCACGCGCCTGCGCCGCCGCGAGCTTTTTGGCTTGCAGCGCTTCGGCCTGGGCCTGCTGGGCCTGCTGCGCGGATTGTGCGCCCTGCTCCTGCAGCATCTGCGCCTGCTGAACCGCCGCCTCGTATTGCAAACGCTGGCGCGCCAGTTCGGCCTGCGCGCGCGCGGCATCGGCCTGGCTCGCCTCCAGCTCGATCTGGTCGTGCTGGCGCTGCAGCTGGTCGAGCCTGGCGCGATCGGCGTCCACCTTGGCCGAAGCCTGCGCCAGCGCGACCCGCTGTTCGGCCATGAACAGCGCATGGTCGCGTTCGCTGCGGCCGGCGTTCTGCAAGTCACCGATCGCGTTGCGCGCCAGCGTGCGTTGCGCCAACGCGTATTGTCCGAGCACCGGATCGGCATCCAGTTGTTCCAGCTGTGCCGACAGCCGCGCAACGTCGGCATCCTGCTTCGCGGCGTGCGCGCTCGTCGCTGCAAGACCCAGCGCGAATGCCGCCACGGCAAAGGCGGTGAAGAAAGCGCGCTTCATGGATTCACCCCCGGATTGCCCGACGTGCTGGCGGGCGCCGGCATCTCCGTGCTGCCGGACGAAGCCGGCTCGCCCGGCTGGCCCAACTGGATGGACGGCAGCGTCACCGGACCCATGCCGGACGCCGGCGCCGCCGACGAGCCTCCCGGCGCGGGCGCAGACGTCCCGGCGGGCGCCGGTGGCGGCGCCGTCGCCGCCTGCTGCGCGGCCGCGGCCGCGGCTTGGCGGCGCTCCAGGTCTTCCTGCAATGACGCATTCACCGAGGACTGCTGTTGGATCTGGTCACCGAGCCGCGCGGCGTCGGCCTGCGCGCGTGCGGTGGCGGCCGCGGCTTCGGCTTCGGCGGCCTTGTCGGCGGCCTTGTCGTTGTCGTTGTTGGCGCTGAGTTGCTGGGCGGCGGCCAGGCGCTGTTCGGCCTCGGCCAAGGCCTCCGGCGCGGCGGTCGCGGCACCTGCACTGCGGGCCGCGCGGATTTCCGACTGCGCCCGGTCCATCATCTGGATCGGCGGTGGCGCGGTCGCGCAGCCGGCCAGCAGGGCGGCGAGCCCCAGCAGTCCCGGCAACGCGAGGTCATGGATTTTTCGACGTGCGCGTGTCATAAACACCACTGAAGGGGATGCACCGGCGCATTGTCGGCGTACCATTTCGGCTTTGCAACGCCGCGGCAGCTGCGCGGGCCTTCCAGACCGGGGATCAATGATGGACATCGGATACTTCCTGAAGCTGATGATGGACCGCGGTGCGTCGGACATGTTCCTGTCCACCGGCACACCCGTGCACATCAAGATCGAGGGCCGGCTGGCCGCGCTGGGTACTTCGCCGCTGCCTTCGGGGATGGTGAAGAAGATCGCCTACTCGCTGATGGACGAAGGCTCGGTGCCCAAGTTCGAGCGTGAACTCGAATACAACATGGCGCTGGCGGTGAAGGACGTCGGCCGCTTCCGCGTCAACGTGTTCAAGCAGCGCGGCGAGGTCGGGCTGGTGATCCGCGCGATCAAGAGCGACATCCCGTCGATCGAGCAACTGCTGCTGCCGCCGATCTACAAGAAGCTGATCATGGAGCCGCGCGGACTGATCCTGGTGGTCGGCGCCACGGGTTCCGGCAAGTCGACCACGCTGGCTTCGATGATCGATCACCGCAACACCAACTCGGCCGGGCACATTCTCACCGTCGAAGATCCGATCGAATTCCTGCACCGCCACAAGAAATCCATCGTCAACCAGCGCGAAGTGGGCCTCGACACCCACGGCTACCACGAGGCGCTGAAGAACGCGATGCGCGAAGCGCCGGACGTGATCCTGATCGGCGAGATCCGCGACACCGACACCATGGACGCGGCGATCGGCTTCTCCGAAACGGGGCATCTCTGCCTCGCGACGCTGCACTCCAACAACGCCGACCAGACCATCGAACGCATCCTCAACTTCTTCCCCGAGGCCGCGCACAAGAACATCCTGATGAACCTGGCGCTGAACCTGAAGGCGATCATTTCGCAGCGCCTGGTGGTCGGCAAGGACGGCCGCCGCCGCCCGGCGGTCGAGGTGCTGATCAACACGCCGCACATCCGCGACCTGCTGCGCCGTGGCGAAGTGCACGAGATCAAGCTCGCGATGGAACGCAGCCTGGAAGAGGGCATGCAGACCTTCGACCAGTCGCTGTTCAAGCTCTACAAGGAAGGCACGATCGACCTCGAAGAGGCGCTGTCGAAGGCCGATTCGCGCGATGGTCTTGCGCTCAAGATCCGCCTCGCCGAAGGCGCGACCGGCACCGACTTGCCGCAGGACGATCCCTACGGGATGGGCATGTCGTCGATGTGACGTCGTAGTCCGGATGGAGCGAAGCGGAATCCGGGAATTGTCCGGCAATAAGTATCCGGTTCCGACATGAAGCGTCTGCGAGCTATACGACTCACTACGGCGTCGCTGTGCTTCCCCCATCCGCCCTGCGGGCACCTTCCCCCGCAAGCGGGGGAAGGGAACGATTACGGCTGCAACCGGCAGAAGCAATACGCGTACTCGACCGGCTTGCCGGCGCGTGCATCCTGCAACCACGAAAGTTCCGGCAGCAGCTTCGGCACTGCCAGCAACCATGATTTCGGAAGTTGCAGTCCGAGTGACGTCAGCACGCGCGCCGACGCGCTGTCGCCGACGCCGAGGAAAAACCGTTGCAACGCATTGAGCGGCGGCTCGATGTAACGCACCGCGTAGCCGTTGCCGAGTTTGGCTTCCTTCGCCGCATCCGCGATCGCGTCCTGCAGGCCGCCCAGCCGGTCGACCAATCCGCGCTGCTGCGCCTGCGCGCCCGTCCACACGCGGCCCTGCGCGATCGAATCCACATCGGCGTAGCTCTTGCCGCGCGCCTTGGCGACGTTGTCGACGAAGCGGTGGTAACCCCAATCGATGCTGCTCTGGATCATCGCATTCAACGATGGATCGAGTGGACGCCGGAAATCGAACGCACCCGCGAGCGGCGTTGTGCCTTGGCCGGCGGTGTTGATGCCGAGCTTGGCGAGCCCGTCGGACGCGGTGAAATACAACCCGAAGATGCCGATGGAACCGGTAATGGTGTCGGGCTCGGCGAAGATGCGGTCGGCGTTCATCGAGATCCAGTAGCCGCCGCTGGCGGCCATGTCGCCCATCGACACGGTCACCGGCTTGCCGGCCTGTTCGGCCAGCACCACCTCGCGGCGGATCTGCTCGGCCGCGAACGCTTCGCCGCCGGGCGAATCGACCCGCAGCACGATCGCGCGCACGTTGCGATCGGCGCGCGCCGCGCGGATCAGCGCGGCGGTGGATTCGCCGCCGATTTTCCCGGGCGGCTGCTTGCCGGCCACGATGTCGCCCTCGGCCACGATCACCGCGACCTGCGGCTTGCCGAGGCCGAGGTCGATGGTCTGCGGCAAATATTGCGCCAGATCGACCGCGCGAAAACCGACGCCGTTGTCGGTGACCACGCCGTGCTTCTGCATCAGCTTGACGACGTCCTCGCGCGTGGCGAGACCGTCCACCCAGTGCAGCTTCAGCGCGAGCTGCGCGGCGTCGCCGTTGGCGGCGGGAATCTCGGCCGGCAGGTTGTCGATCTGCTGGCCCAGCGTGGCCGTATCGATGTGGCGCAGCTTGCCGACCTCGTCGAGCCAGGTGTTCCACAGCCCGCCCATCCAGTACTTGTCGGCTTCGAGCGACGCCGGCGACGGCGCATCGAGGATGAAAGGCTCGGCCGCGGACTTGAACTCGCCCACGCGGAACAGGTGCGCGCTGACGCCCAGCTTGTCCAGCAGGGTCTTGTAGTAGCTGCGGTAGTCGGACAGGCCGGTGACCGAAATTTCACCGGCGGGATCGAGCAGCACCTGGTTGGCGTGCGCCGCAAGCAGGTACTGCATCTGGCCGAGATTGGTGCCCCACGCGACCACCGGCTTGCCGGCGTCGCGGAAACGATCGAGCGCCGCCGCGACTTCCTCCAGCGCGCCCATGCCGCCGAATTGCAGCTTCGACGGATCGAGCAGGATCTTCGTGATCCGCGAGTCGTGCGCGGCATGGTCGATCGCGGTCACCAAGTCACGCACCTGCACTTGCCCGGTCGAATCACCGGACGCGCGCGCCAGCGCGCGCGCGGCGGGATCGATGCTGTATTGCTCGACCAGCGTGCCTTCCGGTTGCAGCAGCAGCACCGTATCCGGCCCGACCTTCGGCGCGCCACGGAAGGCCAATCCGAGGATCAGCGCCAGGATCCCGAAGAAGATCACGTTGATGATCACCAGCCTTGCTAAGTTGATGCCGCGCCCGAGCGCGCTGACGAAGCCGCCGAAACCGCGGCGTGGTGGATTGCTGCTCATGCGGGTGATTCCCGAGGTGCCGAGTCGATCAAGGTTAGCAATATTTATGCGATCGTCCATGATCGCTGCCACAGCGATCTCATCGATGGCCAAACATTCCAGCGCATCAAACTCCAGAGCGGCCATCCCTGGCCTGACTTTCCACAACAGCCGCTTCGTATCGAGCCAATGAAAACTTTTTCCACTTCTCCCCGCGCGTCTGGGCGATCCAGCGCGCCAGCAGCAGCGCCGCCGCCGCGGTGAGGCCGGCGATCAGGCCCATCCACATGCCACGCACGCCGTGACCGGCGCCGAACGCCAGCCACGCGCCGATCGGCATCCCCACGCCCCAGTACGCGAGCGCGGTGATCAGCATCGGCATGCGGGTATCCTTCAAGCCGCGCAGCGCACCGTTCGACACGACCTGGATGCCGTCGGAAAACTGGAAGATACCGGCCAGGATCAGGAGCTGCGCGGCCAGCGCGATCACGCGCGGATCGTCCGAATAGATTCGGGCAATCGCGTGCGGGATCGCGAACATCAGCGTCGCCGAAACCGCCTGCGTCGCCAGCGTCAACGCGATGCCGCAGGCGCCGGCATGGCGCACCGCGTGCGCATCGCCGCGCCCCGCCGCGTTGCCGACGCGCACCGTCACCGCCAGCGCGAGCCCCAGCGGAAGCATGAAAGTCACCGACGCCACGTTGATCGCGATCTGATGTCCGTCGATCGCCACGGTGCCGAGCCGGCTGATCAGCAGCGCCGAGATCACGAACAGCCCGGCTTCCATCAGCAGCGTCACCGCCATCGGCACGCCGACCCACAGCAGGTGGCCGATCGCGTGCCGGTCGAGGCGCTCCATGCGTGCGAACAGGTCGAGATCGCGGAAGCGCTTGCCGAATTTCAGGTAGGCCATGAACGCCAGCAACTGCAGCCACAGCGCCAGCGCGTTGGCGATGCCGGCGCCTTCGGCACCCAGCGCGGGGAAACCGAACTTGCCGTAGATCATGATCCAGTCCAGCGGCACCAGCACCGCCAGCCCGAACAGGCCGAACAGCATGGTCGGACGCGTCCAGCTCGACCCTTCGCACAGGCCGCGCAAGGCGAAATAACCGCACAGCCCCGGCGCGCCCCAGCTCAGCGCGTGCAGGAACGCCTGCACGTCGGCCAGCAACGCGGGATCGACGCCGATCAGATGCAGCAGCGGACCGGAATGGCGCGCACCGAACCACAGCACGATCGACAAGCCGGCGGCCAGCCACAACGCCTGCCGGAACAGCGGACCGATTTCGCCGCGGCGGTTGGCGCCGTCCAGCTGCGCCACCGACGGCGACAGCGCCATCATCACGCCCACCGCGCTGACCAGTCCAAGCACCCACACGTTCGCACCTACCGCGACCGCGGCCAGGGTGTGCGCGTTGTAGTGGCCGGCCAGCGCGACGTCCACCGCGCTCATGCCGACCGAGGACAATTGCCCGGCGATCAGCGGCAGCGCGAGCTTGATCGTGGCGCGCGTCTCGCGCGCAAAACGCGCGCGGTCCAAGGCTAGAATCTGGGGCATTGCGGAAAACCCGATGTCACAAGAAACCACCATCCAACCCGCAGCATCCGCGCCGCCGCCAGCGCCGGCGGCAGGCAACTGCGACAATTGCGGTGCGCCGCTGTACGGCAAGTATTGCTATGCCTGCGGCCAGCCGACCGTCGGCATGGTGCGGCATTTCAGCAGCGTGCTCTCCGACATCGCCGACAGCGTGTTGAATGTCGACGAACGCCTGTTCCGCACGATCGGGCCATTGTACTTGCGGCCGGGCAAGCTCACGCTGGACTATTTCGCGGGCAGGCGCGCGCGTTACGTCACGCCATTCCGGCTGGTGTTCTTCCTCGCGATCATCGCGTTCTTCGCAGCCCAGATCACGGTGCGCGGCGGATTCAGCCATTACGCGCCGGCCACGCCCAAGGGTTCGGGCGCGTCCCCGCCGGCGTCCTCGCAACCGGACGACAGCCGCTTCGCGCACGGCAACCTCGATTTCGGCTGGGGTGTGATCTGGAACCGCGACACCAAACCGTTGCGTATCCGCTTGTTGCCCGACGCGGTCAACGATTGGGTGAACGATTCGATCGGCAACGCGCAACACCAGCTGTATCTCATGAACTCGGGCTCGTTCGAGGCCCGCAACGACGCCGCGCACAAGTTCATGCTCGGCATGTTCTCGGCCGCGCCCACCGTGCTGTTCGTGCTGCTGCCGGTGTTCGCGCTGCTTTTGAAGGTCTTCTACATCTTCAAGAAACGGCTGTACATGGAACACCTGATCGTGGCGATGCACAGCCACGCGTTCCTGATGCTGTCGATGCTGGTGCTGCTGGCCTTGGGGGCGTTGCGCCAGCTGTTGCAGCCGCACGCTGCATGGGTGGCCGTGCCTTTCTACCTGCTCGAGACCGCGGCGTGGATCTGGATCTTCGTGTACCTGTGGCTGATGCAGAAACGCGTGTACCGGCAAGGCTGGTTCATGACCAACGTGAAGTACTGGAGCCTGGGTTTCTGCTACACGATCCTGCTGGCGATCGGTTTCATCTTCGTCATGCTGCTGAGCCTGACCAGTGGATGATCGCGCCGGCCATGGCAGCGCGCTGCCGCGCGGTTTTGCACAACCATCGGCCCCTTCCGAACCGGCCGCGCAACGGGACGCAAATCGCTCCACCAAATCCCTGCGTCGACGCTATCCGCATGAATTCATGGAAAAAATTCGCGTGATGATTTTTTCACCAAACCGTGCGCCGGGCCGATTCTGCGAGCCTTGGCAGGTGCTTGCCCGCCGTCCTTCCACAACCTTATCCACAACGTTTGTGGATAAACGCAAAACCACCGGCGGCTCATTGTCTTACCGGGCATTCCTGCGAGTCGTGGCAACAAGCCGCGCTAACTGATGAGTCCTGCGCGGCAATCCGATTCCGCAACCAGGATCGCGCGTGTCGCACTGCCGTTGCCGCTGCCGCAGACTTTCGACTATCTGTCGGAATCACCGGAATTATTGCCGGGCTGCCGCGTGCGGGTGCCGTTCGGTCGTTCGTCCCGCGTGGGTGTCGTCGTCGACACGGCAACGCACTCGGATGTTTCCGGCGAACGTCTGAAGGCGGTCGATGCGGTGCTCGACCCCGAACCGTTGCTCGACGTCGAACTGTTGGCGTCCCTGCTTCGCGCCGCCGACTATTGGTGCGGCGCGATCGGCGAGGTGATCTTCGGCGCATTGCCGCTGGCGTTGCGCAACGGCGCAACGCAGGACACTTTCGCGGAAGAAATCTGGCGCGCGACCGCGGCCGGTACGTCGGCCCGCGACGCGCGCACGCGGCGCGGCGGTTCCGCCGCACTCCTCGAAACATTGGCTGATGCGCCGTTGTCGGCCAGCGAACTCGACACGCTGTTGCCGGGCTGGCGCGCCGCGGCGCGCCGGCTCGCAATGGCAAAACTGATCGAACGCGCCGAACCGGAAATCCGTGCGCCGCGCGTGCGCGAAGGCGCTTCGCCGATCCTGACCGACGAACAGGCCGACGCGCTGGCCACGATCCTCTCCGCCGGCGGCGGTTTTCATCCGTTCCTGCTGCAAGGCGTCACCGGCAGCGGCAAGACCGAAATCTACCTGCGGCTCGCCGAACGCGCGTTGCAGCAAGGCCGCCAGACGCTCTGGCTGGTTCCGGAAATCGGCCTGGTGCCGCAGGC
The genomic region above belongs to Rhodanobacteraceae bacterium and contains:
- a CDS encoding Twitching motility protein PilT: MDIGYFLKLMMDRGASDMFLSTGTPVHIKIEGRLAALGTSPLPSGMVKKIAYSLMDEGSVPKFERELEYNMALAVKDVGRFRVNVFKQRGEVGLVIRAIKSDIPSIEQLLLPPIYKKLIMEPRGLILVVGATGSGKSTTLASMIDHRNTNSAGHILTVEDPIEFLHRHKKSIVNQREVGLDTHGYHEALKNAMREAPDVILIGEIRDTDTMDAAIGFSETGHLCLATLHSNNADQTIERILNFFPEAAHKNILMNLALNLKAIISQRLVVGKDGRRRPAVEVLINTPHIRDLLRRGEVHEIKLAMERSLEEGMQTFDQSLFKLYKEGTIDLEEALSKADSRDGLALKIRLAEGATGTDLPQDDPYGMGMSSM
- a CDS encoding Signal peptide peptidase SppA (protease 4), translating into MAALEFDALECLAIDEIAVAAIMDDRINIANLDRLGTSGITRMSSNPPRRGFGGFVSALGRGINLARLVIINVIFFGILALILGLAFRGAPKVGPDTVLLLQPEGTLVEQYSIDPAARALARASGDSTGQVQVRDLVTAIDHAAHDSRITKILLDPSKLQFGGMGALEEVAAALDRFRDAGKPVVAWGTNLGQMQYLLAAHANQVLLDPAGEISVTGLSDYRSYYKTLLDKLGVSAHLFRVGEFKSAAEPFILDAPSPASLEADKYWMGGLWNTWLDEVGKLRHIDTATLGQQIDNLPAEIPAANGDAAQLALKLHWVDGLATREDVVKLMQKHGVVTDNGVGFRAVDLAQYLPQTIDLGLGKPQVAVIVAEGDIVAGKQPPGKIGGESTAALIRAARADRNVRAIVLRVDSPGGEAFAAEQIRREVVLAEQAGKPVTVSMGDMAASGGYWISMNADRIFAEPDTITGSIGIFGLYFTASDGLAKLGINTAGQGTTPLAGAFDFRRPLDPSLNAMIQSSIDWGYHRFVDNVAKARGKSYADVDSIAQGRVWTGAQAQQRGLVDRLGGLQDAIADAAKEAKLGNGYAVRYIEPPLNALQRFFLGVGDSASARVLTSLGLQLPKSWLLAVPKLLPELSWLQDARAGKPVEYAYCFCRLQP
- a CDS encoding MATE family MDR efflux pump; this translates as MPQILALDRARFARETRATIKLALPLIAGQLSSVGMSAVDVALAGHYNAHTLAAVAVGANVWVLGLVSAVGVMMALSPSVAQLDGANRRGEIGPLFRQALWLAAGLSIVLWFGARHSGPLLHLIGVDPALLADVQAFLHALSWGAPGLCGYFALRGLCEGSSWTRPTMLFGLFGLAVLVPLDWIMIYGKFGFPALGAEGAGIANALALWLQLLAFMAYLKFGKRFRDLDLFARMERLDRHAIGHLLWVGVPMAVTLLMEAGLFVISALLISRLGTVAIDGHQIAINVASVTFMLPLGLALAVTVRVGNAAGRGDAHAVRHAGACGIALTLATQAVSATLMFAIPHAIARIYSDDPRVIALAAQLLILAGIFQFSDGIQVVSNGALRGLKDTRMPMLITALAYWGVGMPIGAWLAFGAGHGVRGMWMGLIAGLTAAAALLLARWIAQTRGEKWKKFSLARYEAAVVESQARDGRSGV